A region from the Desulfosoma sp. genome encodes:
- the tsaA gene encoding tRNA (N6-threonylcarbamoyladenosine(37)-N6)-methyltransferase TrmO: MTDIVFKPIGIVRTQAASVPRHWTISDVEGTLCIDETYQQGLRDIQPGQKIIVLFHFHKSQPFSTQDLIQKPPHRNQPMGVFSTCSPRRPNPIGLSVVEVLDIQGSKLRVKGIDMLDGTPILDLKPWIVPDS, from the coding sequence ATGACCGACATCGTTTTTAAACCCATCGGCATCGTTCGCACCCAGGCAGCTTCCGTCCCCCGGCACTGGACTATCTCCGACGTTGAAGGCACCCTGTGTATCGACGAAACCTATCAGCAAGGCCTCAGGGACATTCAACCCGGTCAGAAAATCATTGTCTTGTTTCACTTCCATAAAAGTCAACCCTTTTCGACCCAGGACCTTATTCAAAAGCCACCCCATCGTAACCAACCCATGGGCGTCTTCAGCACCTGTTCTCCTCGACGTCCCAACCCCATCGGGCTTTCCGTAGTGGAAGTCTTAGATATTCAGGGATCAAAACTTCGCGTGAAAGGGATCGATATGCTGGATGGAACTCCAATCCTGGACCTCAAGCCCTGGATCGTTCCCGATTCCTAA
- a CDS encoding HDOD domain-containing protein, which yields MTQEATQLDAVTLTRLLDGVPMLPDTAFTVMDMMQRPDTEPKVLAGVVAQDPGLTLQTLHLCNSPFYSLPVEVASIEHAVRLLGLETVCGIVMAAYVHGLMTRYSGEGAGLWLKGARRHVMRVADCAQYLTMHTSLGIGKSVAWTLGLLHDIGKLVLAQVNARTARAVEEHIFAQSVSLVDAEWEVLGTDHAEAGFLLAQRWSLPDMIAQAVRWHHRPEKSEETAALLLYLADTLAQVAEGRKSWKALLEDTFTFNLVQDRLGLDPKNFCALAQTWLQSPKSR from the coding sequence ATGACCCAAGAAGCCACACAATTAGACGCCGTAACCCTGACACGACTTCTTGACGGTGTGCCCATGCTTCCGGACACGGCTTTCACCGTTATGGACATGATGCAGAGGCCCGATACAGAGCCCAAAGTGTTGGCCGGCGTGGTGGCTCAAGATCCGGGGCTCACGCTGCAGACGCTGCATCTATGCAATTCACCTTTTTATTCTCTGCCCGTAGAAGTCGCTTCCATCGAACACGCCGTGCGTTTGCTGGGTTTAGAGACGGTATGCGGCATCGTCATGGCCGCCTATGTCCATGGACTCATGACGCGGTATTCGGGGGAAGGAGCCGGGTTATGGCTCAAAGGAGCCCGTCGCCATGTGATGCGCGTGGCGGATTGTGCCCAGTACTTGACGATGCATACTTCCTTGGGCATCGGCAAAAGCGTGGCCTGGACCCTGGGACTTTTGCATGACATAGGGAAACTCGTCCTGGCCCAGGTGAATGCACGAACGGCTCGAGCTGTGGAAGAACATATCTTTGCGCAGAGTGTGTCCTTGGTGGATGCGGAATGGGAAGTGTTGGGAACGGATCATGCCGAGGCGGGATTTCTTTTGGCTCAACGCTGGAGCCTTCCCGACATGATCGCCCAGGCGGTGCGATGGCACCATCGCCCTGAAAAAAGCGAAGAGACGGCGGCGCTTCTTTTGTATTTGGCCGATACTTTGGCGCAAGTCGCCGAAGGTCGAAAGTCATGGAAGGCTCTTTTGGAAGACACCTTCACATTCAACTTGGTGCAAGATCGACTTGGACTGGATCCGAAGAACTTTTGCGCGCTGGCTCAAACCTGGCTGCAAAGCCCCAAAAGCCGTTGA
- a CDS encoding 4Fe-4S binding protein → MVERTKPSKKRKVQESAPREEPETLQVPEPENVEMPASTPEEREKPKRHFDIAIFSGWCKGCGICAAFCPRECIEMGEDGNPVVKDADRCTGCGFCEIHCPDFAISVRARKVASSDEAD, encoded by the coding sequence ATGGTGGAAAGGACTAAACCATCCAAGAAGCGAAAAGTTCAAGAGTCGGCACCCCGTGAAGAACCCGAAACGTTGCAGGTTCCAGAACCGGAAAACGTCGAGATGCCTGCTTCCACTCCGGAAGAACGAGAAAAACCCAAGCGCCATTTCGATATCGCCATTTTTTCGGGCTGGTGTAAAGGATGCGGCATTTGTGCCGCCTTTTGTCCTCGAGAATGCATTGAAATGGGCGAAGACGGCAATCCCGTGGTCAAGGATGCGGACCGCTGCACGGGCTGTGGGTTTTGTGAAATCCACTGCCCGGACTTTGCCATCAGTGTTCGGGCGCGCAAGGTGGCCTCCAGTGACGAAGCCGACTAG